A genome region from Colwellia sp. Arc7-D includes the following:
- a CDS encoding FKBP-type peptidyl-prolyl cis-trans isomerase, with the protein MSENKFETIEQRVSYGVGRQLGDQLRNNPFKDFDVSAVQAGLADAIANADSQVSDEDLNEAFGIVSKKMQELEQAEAKVKAAEGEEFLVENAKRDEVTTTESGLQYEVIATGEGETPTAASTVRVHYHGTFINGDIFDSSVERGQPAEFPVGGVIAGWTEALQLMTEGSKWRLYVPYGLAYGERGSQGAIPPYATLIFDVELLSVVS; encoded by the coding sequence ATGTCTGAAAATAAATTTGAAACAATTGAACAACGCGTAAGCTATGGCGTAGGTCGTCAACTAGGTGACCAACTTCGTAACAACCCTTTTAAAGACTTTGACGTATCAGCTGTACAAGCTGGTTTAGCAGATGCTATTGCAAATGCTGACAGCCAAGTATCTGATGAAGATTTAAATGAAGCATTTGGTATTGTATCTAAAAAAATGCAAGAACTAGAGCAAGCTGAAGCTAAAGTTAAAGCAGCTGAAGGCGAAGAGTTTTTAGTTGAAAATGCAAAACGTGATGAAGTAACAACAACTGAATCAGGTTTGCAGTACGAAGTAATCGCAACGGGTGAAGGCGAAACGCCAACTGCTGCAAGCACAGTACGCGTGCATTACCATGGTACATTCATCAATGGTGATATTTTTGATAGCTCTGTTGAACGTGGCCAACCTGCTGAATTTCCAGTAGGCGGTGTTATTGCTGGTTGGACTGAAGCATTACAATTAATGACTGAAGGTTCGAAATGGCGTTTATACGTACCTTACGGTTTAGCTTACGGTGAGCGTGGCTCTCAAGGTGCAATTCCTCCGTACGCAACCTTGATATTCGACGTTGAGTTGTTATCAGTTGTTAGCTAA
- a CDS encoding 2-dehydropantoate 2-reductase → MHFVIVGCGAVGGYFGGRLAQHGENVTFVARGEQFKTMQTSGLMIKSIEGDVQLNNVNVVDGESLTINSLATPADVIFICVKSYQLNTAIAQIKPLIVNNTRVIPLLNGVNAADITQAQGIPRENIIGGLAKIIAEKSATGVINHTGAKPHITLGAFINKPIVDNTALKMNEQGAALQADETERLSAIAKRLKLAGISVGVTSDIELALWRKYILVAAWGALASARKLNLGEIRSQSHIAFLLERIVNEYADIARKSGVNLGDKHIKETLSFLSRLPDSSETSMQRDLAAGNNSEFDVLVAYPMMLVKEFNLSAPVLTQCYQKITEG, encoded by the coding sequence ATGCATTTTGTTATCGTTGGCTGTGGTGCTGTTGGTGGTTATTTTGGTGGCCGCTTAGCGCAGCACGGTGAAAATGTTACGTTTGTTGCCCGGGGCGAGCAATTTAAAACCATGCAAACATCGGGATTGATGATCAAGAGTATAGAAGGTGATGTTCAGCTAAATAATGTTAATGTGGTTGATGGCGAAAGCTTAACGATTAATAGTTTAGCAACACCTGCCGATGTTATATTTATCTGCGTAAAGTCTTATCAATTAAATACAGCTATTGCACAAATAAAACCATTAATCGTAAATAATACCCGCGTAATACCTTTGTTAAATGGTGTTAATGCTGCTGATATAACGCAGGCTCAGGGCATCCCACGTGAAAATATTATTGGCGGTTTAGCAAAAATTATTGCTGAAAAATCGGCTACGGGTGTGATCAATCATACCGGCGCAAAACCTCATATCACTTTAGGTGCTTTTATTAATAAACCCATAGTAGATAATACGGCTTTAAAAATGAATGAGCAGGGTGCTGCCTTGCAAGCTGATGAAACTGAACGGCTTAGTGCAATAGCTAAACGCTTAAAATTAGCAGGTATTAGTGTCGGGGTAACGAGTGATATAGAACTGGCATTGTGGCGAAAGTACATACTTGTTGCTGCCTGGGGAGCTTTAGCCTCAGCGAGAAAATTGAATTTAGGCGAAATTCGTTCACAAAGTCATATCGCATTTTTATTAGAGCGTATTGTTAATGAATATGCAGATATTGCTCGAAAATCTGGCGTAAACCTTGGCGATAAACATATTAAAGAAACATTGAGCTTTTTATCACGCTTACCCGACAGTAGTGAAACCTCAATGCAACGAGACTTGGCAGCGGGGAATAACTCCGAATTTGATGTACTCGTTGCTTATCCAATGATGCTAGTAAAAGAATTTAATTTATCAGCCCCAGTGTTAACGCAGTGTTATCAGAAAATTACTGAAGGTTAG